The window TTCCGGCCATTCTGGTGGCGCTTATCCTGCTGGCCATTCTCGGCAAGGGCGTGGACAAGATCATCCTGTCGCTGGTTATCGTGCAGTGGGCCTATTATGCCCGCGCCATACGAAGCAACGTGATCGTAGAGCGCCGCAAGGAATATGTGGAGGCGGCCAAGTGCCTTGCCCTGCCGCAGCGGCGCATCATGTTCGGGCACGTGCTGCCCAACTGTACCCCCGAGCTTATCGTTATTTCCACGGTGAAGGTGGCGGGTGCCATTGCGCTGGAAGCGACGCTTTCCTTCCTCGGCCTCGGCATGCCCATCACCCAGCCTTCGCTGGGCCTGCTCATTTCCAACGGCTTCAAGTACATGCAGAGCGGGTATTACTGGATCAGCTTTTATCCCGGCGTGGCGCTGCTCATTCTCATCGTGAGCATCAACCTTGTCGGCGACAGGCTCCGCGACGTTCTGAATCCGAGGTTGAAGAAATGAGTACGCCCCTTCTTGAAATCAAGGACCTCAAGACCCATTTCTTCACCCGTGCCGGTGTGGCCAGGGCCGTGGACGGCGTATCGCTGACCGTGAACAAGGGTGAGGTTATCGGCATTGTAGGTGAATCCGGCAGCGGCAAGTCCGTCATGGGCTTTTCCATCATGGGCCTTGTCGATCCCCCCGGCAGGGTGGTGAGCGGCAGCATCCGCTTCAAGGGCCGCGAACTGCTGGAGCAGACGCCCAAGCAGTGGCGCAGCTTCCGCGGTTCCGAAGTGTCTATGATCTTTCAGGATCCCATGATGACCCTGAACCCCGTGCTGCGTATCGACACCCAGATGATCGAGGCTGTCCGCGCGCACGAGAATGTTTCCAAGGAAGAGGCGCGCAGGCGTTCCGTGGAAGCGCTGGCCATGGTGGGCATTCCCTCTCCGGAAGAACGCATCAAGGCATATCCGCATCAATTCTCTGGCGGCATGCGCCAGCGTGTGGCCATTGCCACTGGTCTGCTGAACCGTCCGGATCTGATTATCGCTGACGAGCCGACCACGGCCCTGGACGTGACCATTCAGAGCCAGATTCTTGCCGAGATGCAGCAGCTTTGCCGCAAGACCGGCATGGCCCTGATGTGGATCACCCATGACCTGACCGTCATCGCGGGCCTCGCGCATCGTGTGGCGGTTATGTATGCGGGGCGTATCATTGAGGAAGGCAAGGTGACCGAGGTGCTGGATAGTCCCCTGCACCCGTACACCGAAGGTCTGGTCGGTTCCGTGCCCAGCCGCAACCATCGCGGCGAGGCGCTGTATCAGATCCCGGGCATGACGCCGTCTCTCATCAACCTGCCGGAGGGCTGTGCCTTCCGTCTGCGTTGTCCCAAGGCAACAGACGCCTGTCTGCAGGAACCGCCGATGACGGAAGTTTCTGCAACGCGCCGTGTGCGCTGCTTCCATCCCAACTTATGAGCCTCTCGCAGGACAGACAGATTATGAGCGAATTGAAAACTCCCTATCTCCGCTGCGAGAATGTCAGCCGTGTTTTTACCAAGAAGCTGGATTTCGCTGGACGCATAGCCCGCTCCCTCGGCTCCAAGCTGCGGGAAGAGCGGGTTCAGGCTGTGGATTCCGTCAACCTTTCCGTTATGCAGGGCGAAGTGATCGGCCTTGTGGGCGAGTCCGGTTGCGGCAAGTCCACTCTCGGACGCATGCTTTGCGGCATTCTGCCCCGTAGCGGCGGAAGCATCTATTACAAGGGCACGGATGTAGATCAACTGCATGGCAAGGCGGCCAAGGAATATGCCGTGAACGTGCAGATGATCTTTCAGGACCCCTTTGCCTCGCTGAACCCCCGCATGCGGGTGCGCAAGATCATCGGGGAAGCACCGTTGTACCACGGTCTGACCACCTCCAAGGAGCTGGATGCCTATCTGGACGAGGTCATGCTGCGCTGCGGGCTGGACCCCAGCTACAAGAACCGTTATCCGCACCAGTTCTCCGGCGGTCAGCGCCAGCGCATAGGCATTGCCCGCGCCATGGCCGTGCAGCCGGAATGCCTTGTGTGCGACGAATCCGTTGCGGCGCTGGACGTGTCCATTCAGGCCCAGATTCTGAACCTGTTCATGCAACTGCGCCGCGAACTGAACCTGACCTGCGTTTTCATCAGCCATGACCTTGGCGTGGTGGAGCACATTTCAGACCGGATCGCGGTGATGTACCTCGGACGCATCGTGGAAATCGCACCGGTGGACGCGCTTTTTGATGATCCGTTCCATCCCTACACCAAGGCGCTGCTGAACGAAGTGCCCCGCCTTGACCGCCGTGGCGTGGACTTTACCCCGCTGGAGGGCGAAATCCCCTCGCCGCTGGACCCGCCGTCCGGCTGTCACTTCCATCCGCGTTGTCCGCAGGTGATGGACATCTGCAGGCGTGAGCGCCCCGAAGACGTGGAAATTGCCCCGGGCAGGCGCACCTGCTGCCACCTTGCGACGATGAAGTAAGGCAAGCCCGCATCTATAAGATAATAAAAGCCCCGCCGGAGATCTGGCGGGGCTTTTTGTATTTTTCTTGGGCAGTTCGGGGAAAGTGTTTTTCAAAGCTGTTGCGCAAGGGGAGGGCTAGTACCCTCGTTTCCCCGGAATAACCCCGCGCACGCCCCCGCGCGGATTCTCGCAATCGCCTTTCCGCCGCGGAATGAGATGGATGTGACAGTGAAAGACGGTCTGTCCGGCATCGAATCCATTGTTGATGCCGATATTGAAGCCTGTGACGGACGGGTCCTCCTGTTGAATAGCTTCCCTCAATTGGTGCAGCAGATAGTCCGCGTCTTTCTTTTCATCGGCTGTGAGCGAAAAATAGTCCGGAGCATGGCGCTTGGGAACGATGAGCAGGTGACCATCCGTTACCGGATACTTGTCGTGGAAGGCGAAGCAAGCTCCATGTTCGGCAACGGGTGAAGCGGAGGCGATGATCTTGCAGAATATACAATCTGCTGAATCGTCAGTAGGGGCTGGCATGAGAACTCCTTGCCGTATCGGGGGATTATTGTGTGTGGGCGATTCTGTTGGGTCTTTTTGTTTCATGAATTGGGGGGGCTGTAAATCGGCGAGGCAGCCTGCGTTACTGTGTCTGCGTTGCTCCCTTGTGTGTTTGGGGTATTTGACTTGTCCGCTATTCGTGAGCACTTATGAATCTGTTCCGCTGGTTGGCGGGCTCATAACGTACCGTCCCATAATGGAGAAGTCATGCGTTCAGTCATAAAACGGATTTGTATCACTGCAGGTGTTGTGCTGCTTTCCCTGTTTGGCGTCTATCTTTTGGGAGCCGTCTCCGTTCTGGCAGATCTGGTTGCACGTATTCATCCTGAGCTGGCCCCGTGGGCCGTATTTTTGTGCCTCGTGCTTATCGCATATGCCGTATGGCGGGCTGCGACACCTTTTTTCAGGCCGCATGCCCTGATGCTTTCTGCAACCCCTGACGAGGCGGAACTTGAGGCATATAAAAAGGAACTGCTGGGGCGTTTGCGTACGAATGACTTTCTGCGGGAGCAGGGCGTCTCGCTGGAAAGCGAAGAGGATGTGCAAAATGCTCTGGTGTTGCTGCAACTAAAGGCCAATGAAGATATCCGGAAGACGGCAAAGCAGGTTTTTACGGGCACCGCTGTCTCGCAGAACGGTAAGCTGGACTCTTTGATCGTGCTGACTCTGCTGGCACGGCTCATCTGGCGGATATCCGCGTTGTATAATCAGCGACCGGCACCTTCCGAACTGCTGTCATTATATTCCAATGTGGCTGTTACGTCCTTTCTTGCTGCCGGTATTGAAGATCTTGGGGGTGAAGAAGCCATGGGCAGCATCATCGGTCCTGCCGTGGCCTCATCTGCGTTAGGGGCACTGCCCGGCGCAGAAGCCGTTGCTACAGCGGTGACAGCTTCGCTGGTTGATGGTTCTGCAAATGCTTTGCTGACGCTTCGTACAGGTATTCTGGCACGGAATTATCTTTCGGGCTCACTGTCTGCGCATGGAGGCAACAGGCGAGCTGCAACGGCAGAGGCGCTTTCAATGCTGGCCGATATCTCCGGCGAAACCATCAAGGCAGTCCTTTCCAAAACAGGTCAGGCTGCTGCTCAGGTTTGCGGTAAAAAGATCGGTGATGCCGTCAGCGCAGGTGCGAGGACAGCACGAAAGGCGGCAGAAGGTGTTGTCGACGGTGTCGGCGGCGCGGCCCGCACTGTGGGCACTGGAGTAGGGGGCGCTGCAAAGGCTGTGGGGACCGGCGTTGGTGGTGCCGCTCGCGCGGTGGGGGCCGGTGTACGCTCTGCGATTGAAACCGCTGGAACCGGCGTGAATGAGGGAGCTTGTGTCATACGTAACGGCGCTGTGGGAGCCGCTGCTACCGTGGGGAACTCCGCCTCAGTCTTTGGTAAGTCTGTGGCAAAAGGAGCGCTCGGTTCTGCACGGAGTATCGGTAGCGGTGTAAAGGAAGGCGGCCGAGTTGCATCCGGCTTGTGGAGCCGTGCCGGAATTCAGTCATCGAAAATTTGGCGACGAATTAGACGTTCGCGGTAATGTCGGGATGCCATTTTTTAGGCAAATGCGTAGCTAGTCGTTGAGCGAATACAGGGCACGCAGCGCCCGAACTTCGGAGCACAGACGTGGCACAAAAGCGCACATGGCAAAAAAAGCGGGTTATCTGCACTCTGATTGATGCGGATAACCCGTTATTCTATTTCATGGTACCGAGGGCGAGACTCGGAGTTTTGGTTGGGTTAACTGTCTGTTGTAACAGTCTTTTCTTAGGGGGCGTTCGGTCTTTTCTCTAAAATTGATCGCTGAAATGGATTAACTGTGTGTCCATGTGTAAAGGTGTGGTGAATTGTTCTTGAATTTTCAGTAGATATACTCAGCTTTCTACACCAAAAATTGGGGAGGGTAGAGGGCTCGGAATGTAGAGATCGGTATCCATTCTCAGTTCTTGGACTGAGATAGATGCTCTCCGCTTAACATGTCAGATCATCACTGTTGTGGGTTTACAACCAATCGGTGGCATTGTCCTGCGCTTCTTCAACGTTTGAGAACAGAATTTACCCAAGTCAATCGGAACGGATAGTTATGTTATGTCGCTCTACATAGGCGTTCTGTTGAGAGGCGTTTATTTGCATAGATGGAAAGCTGATTCGTTTTGGCTACTGGGAGTTTTCAGCTTCGTGTACGAATGTTGCGCTGTGTCCCTATAAAATCAATTACCCAAGAGCAGGTGCGTGCTAGGGTTGGATTAACCAGTATCAGGTTTATCGAACAATAGCTGCGAGGTTGCCATGTTTAAGAAGATATTGCTTGCCATATCGCCCAGTGTCCAGACGCAGAGTGCGCCGAAGGCGGCGTTCGACATCGCCAGACGATGCGGCGCGGAGCTTGTCATCTTCCACTCGCACCCGCTGCCCAAGGATTCGTGGATCAACATGGCTGACCTGATATCGGAGGAGCAACTTGTATCGGCCATAGCCAAGCGCATTGAGGAGGTTTACGCCGACGATCTGAAAACCCTGCCGGGTTACTCCATCCGTGTTTCCACGCGCTCTGTCGCAGAGGAGGTTTCGCCGCTGGTCTGCAAGGAGAAGGTGGATCTCATCGTCATGGGGCACCACACCAGTGACGAACGGCGTAAAAAGAAAATGTGGGGCATGGTTGATACGCATGTTGAAAGGGTCTGCAACGAGGCGACATGTCCGGTGATGGTGGTGACCAACGAGGCTTCCAGCATCGCCGCGGGCGTAAAGCGCATAGCCGTGGCAACGGACTTTTCCACACCGTCCGAATACGCCCTGCGCTTTGCTGCTTGGCTCGCCGCAGAGTGCGGCGCTAAGCTGGACATCTTCCACGTGCTGGACGTGGGCCTCTGCTACCCCAATCCGGAATACTATCAACAGGACATGGAAGTATTCGTAGCCAAGGCCAAGAAAAAGATGGAGCAGAAGTACGCCCGGTTCCTGAACGGGCTTGAATATGAGTTCCAAGCGTGGGAAGGTGCTCCGTTCGTGGAAGTGCTTAAGTTCGCCCGGTGGAACAAGTCCGACTTGCTCGTCATGGCGCACCACTCGTCCATCAAGGACTCCCATAGGGCACTCATCGGCTCCACCGTGATTCAGGTGGCACTCTCTCCGGGGTGTCCGGCGATCATCGTGAACTATCACCCCAAGGTCTGCATGTAACAGGCTGCCGACAAGTCCACGTTCTCAAAAAAACAACGGGCGCGGAAACCGGAAAACTCCGGCTCTGCGCCCTTTTTCGTATACACAAACGAACAGAAAGCAGGCCTCACCCGTGACCGCAGCTTCAAGTTGATGCTGTAAACTAAAAAACACTTGTCGAAGTTGGTTGTTCCGATAACATTTTAAAATAGTTGCCTAATTAATGAAAATTGAATTCCTGGTCCCTGGGGGGGTACTCTTCTTATGATGCATGGCGCTTCTGAGCTGCGCCAACGTCACCTTACCACTTTGAGCGAGTTTGTGAGTTTCTGTGATTATTGATCCTCGACAGGTTGGTTGATGGCAGTTTCTCCACGATTCCTTTGGAATGGTTATTTCAAATTCAACATGCTTCATGGCTTCCTCGACGAGGAAGTGAACCCGATGTTGTTTGTAGTAATCCTCTGGAATCGGGCTTTTCCCGAGCTGCTTGTGTCCGTATCGCTTGTCGATTTTTTGAGGAAGGGGAATAGGCGCTCTTCACCTGCGGATTTCATCTCTGACACATAGCTTTCGAAGCCCAAGGTCGTATGTACGTAATTGTGGACAGGGACTTTCCGCTTTGCCGTTGGGGTTTTGATACGTTTGTCTTCGTCGTCAGCGTTGATGTCTCGCCGTTTATGGACCGTAC is drawn from Desulfovibrio mangrovi and contains these coding sequences:
- a CDS encoding ABC transporter permease, with the protein product MTNTNTATAAGTAKEESLFLLAVKEYFESRVAALGLLVLIAIVVVALAAPYIAPQNPYDLMSIDIMDGKLEPGKSSFDGSITYILGTDTQGRDMYSSILYGLRISLGVGVLSTVIALVIGAAIGLWSAYLGGKTDAFIMRVVDLQLSFPAILVALILLAILGKGVDKIILSLVIVQWAYYARAIRSNVIVERRKEYVEAAKCLALPQRRIMFGHVLPNCTPELIVISTVKVAGAIALEATLSFLGLGMPITQPSLGLLISNGFKYMQSGYYWISFYPGVALLILIVSINLVGDRLRDVLNPRLKK
- a CDS encoding ABC transporter ATP-binding protein → MSTPLLEIKDLKTHFFTRAGVARAVDGVSLTVNKGEVIGIVGESGSGKSVMGFSIMGLVDPPGRVVSGSIRFKGRELLEQTPKQWRSFRGSEVSMIFQDPMMTLNPVLRIDTQMIEAVRAHENVSKEEARRRSVEALAMVGIPSPEERIKAYPHQFSGGMRQRVAIATGLLNRPDLIIADEPTTALDVTIQSQILAEMQQLCRKTGMALMWITHDLTVIAGLAHRVAVMYAGRIIEEGKVTEVLDSPLHPYTEGLVGSVPSRNHRGEALYQIPGMTPSLINLPEGCAFRLRCPKATDACLQEPPMTEVSATRRVRCFHPNL
- a CDS encoding ABC transporter ATP-binding protein, with product MSELKTPYLRCENVSRVFTKKLDFAGRIARSLGSKLREERVQAVDSVNLSVMQGEVIGLVGESGCGKSTLGRMLCGILPRSGGSIYYKGTDVDQLHGKAAKEYAVNVQMIFQDPFASLNPRMRVRKIIGEAPLYHGLTTSKELDAYLDEVMLRCGLDPSYKNRYPHQFSGGQRQRIGIARAMAVQPECLVCDESVAALDVSIQAQILNLFMQLRRELNLTCVFISHDLGVVEHISDRIAVMYLGRIVEIAPVDALFDDPFHPYTKALLNEVPRLDRRGVDFTPLEGEIPSPLDPPSGCHFHPRCPQVMDICRRERPEDVEIAPGRRTCCHLATMK
- a CDS encoding HIT family protein, which gives rise to MPAPTDDSADCIFCKIIASASPVAEHGACFAFHDKYPVTDGHLLIVPKRHAPDYFSLTADEKKDADYLLHQLREAIQQEDPSVTGFNIGINNGFDAGQTVFHCHIHLIPRRKGDCENPRGGVRGVIPGKRGY
- a CDS encoding DUF697 domain-containing protein, whose translation is MRSVIKRICITAGVVLLSLFGVYLLGAVSVLADLVARIHPELAPWAVFLCLVLIAYAVWRAATPFFRPHALMLSATPDEAELEAYKKELLGRLRTNDFLREQGVSLESEEDVQNALVLLQLKANEDIRKTAKQVFTGTAVSQNGKLDSLIVLTLLARLIWRISALYNQRPAPSELLSLYSNVAVTSFLAAGIEDLGGEEAMGSIIGPAVASSALGALPGAEAVATAVTASLVDGSANALLTLRTGILARNYLSGSLSAHGGNRRAATAEALSMLADISGETIKAVLSKTGQAAAQVCGKKIGDAVSAGARTARKAAEGVVDGVGGAARTVGTGVGGAAKAVGTGVGGAARAVGAGVRSAIETAGTGVNEGACVIRNGAVGAAATVGNSASVFGKSVAKGALGSARSIGSGVKEGGRVASGLWSRAGIQSSKIWRRIRRSR
- a CDS encoding universal stress protein, whose translation is MFKKILLAISPSVQTQSAPKAAFDIARRCGAELVIFHSHPLPKDSWINMADLISEEQLVSAIAKRIEEVYADDLKTLPGYSIRVSTRSVAEEVSPLVCKEKVDLIVMGHHTSDERRKKKMWGMVDTHVERVCNEATCPVMVVTNEASSIAAGVKRIAVATDFSTPSEYALRFAAWLAAECGAKLDIFHVLDVGLCYPNPEYYQQDMEVFVAKAKKKMEQKYARFLNGLEYEFQAWEGAPFVEVLKFARWNKSDLLVMAHHSSIKDSHRALIGSTVIQVALSPGCPAIIVNYHPKVCM